A stretch of DNA from Dokdonia sp. PRO95:
TTGCTCCGTAAGCTCTCATGGTTTGCACGCGTTCTTTAGTTGCCTTTTCAGGCATTACAAGTTCTATTTCTAGACCATAAATAGCAGCAATCATGGCAAGTGCTATACCTGTATTACCACTTGTAGCCTCAATAAGCTTGGTGCTTTTATCTATAGCGCCGCTATCTAGCGCGCTTTTAATCATATTATAAGCAGCTCTGTCTTTTACACTACCTCCAGGATTATCACCTTCTAGTTTAAAATATAAACTCACATTTGGGTTTGTATTTAATGCTATAGACTTGACTATGGGAGTATTTCCTATTTGATCTAAGAGTGTCTTATTCATTGCTTATTTATTTTTTATTGCGAATTTCTACTTTAGGATTGTGGAGGACTATAGAGTTTTGAGGTACTGTCTTTGTCACCCAAGTATTACCTCCTATGATACTATCTTTTCCTATAACTGTAATCCCACCTAGTATTGTTGCATTTGCATAAATCGTAACATTATCCTCAATGGTAGGGTGTCTTTTTATGCTCTTTAATTCCTTGTTTACCGTAAGTGCACCTAGGGTAACTCCTTGATATAGTTTTACATTATTATGTATTTCGGCAGTCTCTCCTATGACCACTCCGGTTCCGTGGTCAATAAAAAAGGATTCTCCTATTTGCGCTCCTGGATGAATATCTATACCCGTAAGCTGGTGTGCATATTCTGTCATTAGTCGTGGTATGAGTGGTAAACCTAACTCATAAAATTCTCTTGCCATTCTATAAATCGCAATAGCAAAAAAACCAGGATAGGCTAGGTACACTTCTTCTAGAGATTGTGCAGCGGGATCATTGCGATAAATAGCCTCTGCATCCTTTTTTAAACTACAAAAGAGCGTAGGTATTACGAGAGTAAAGTCATCCCATTTTTTACACGGACTACCTTTAATCTCTGGACAAGCAAGATCTCTTATGGTAATAAATAAGGCTTCAAGAGTCTCAAGAGTCTTTTCTGTATCTGTTCCATTATCAAACAGTGTGTTAAATAACAACTGTGTAAATCGTTGCGATTCTTGCTTCAACAAAATGGAAACTTTGATTTCCTTTTTCTGTTTATTGATAGATGTAATTAAATCGGTATAATTCATTTTTATATCTCTGTAGGTAATTATAAACATTAGTTAATGAAAATGAGACAAAACTTATATTTTGTCTCATTTTTAACGCGTTTATGTAGGTCTATACGTTTTCTCCCTTCATCATTTTATTCCAGTATAAGTAGGGTAGCATGAATTTTTTAAGTGTCCAAAGCCACTAGTGTTTATTACATTGTTAACTTTTAAGCTGCGTAATATCTTCTAATGCTTCTTTTTACATATAAGAAACGTATTAAGCCTATTAGAAACAGTGCAGGCGCTATGATGCTTAGCATAAAGCCTATCCACTTTATTTCTGTGAGAATGTCGAGTTTGATAATCGCTAGACCAGAACTCAAAAACACAATAAAGGTTCTAAAGTAGGCTAGAAAAGTACGCTCGTTTGCAAGTTTTGTTCTGTCTATCGCTAGTTTGTCAGTGAGTGATAGTGATAATTTTTTCATATGTCATTTCATTTTTCCGGTAGCGCAACTTACAAAAGATTTTGCCTTAGAGAGCACTCCATTTTCATCTTCAATAGATGGGTAGCCTAATGACTTGAGTTTTTCTTTTACACTTAAAGCGTCTTCTGTACCTTGAGCAGTAAAGGAAACAGTAGCAGTTTCGGTGTCCACATGTACGTTTGATATATTGTCAAGTTCAGATATTTTTGATGTGATTGTTTTTGCACAACCACCGCATTTTA
This window harbors:
- the epsC gene encoding serine O-acetyltransferase EpsC, which encodes MNYTDLITSINKQKKEIKVSILLKQESQRFTQLLFNTLFDNGTDTEKTLETLEALFITIRDLACPEIKGSPCKKWDDFTLVIPTLFCSLKKDAEAIYRNDPAAQSLEEVYLAYPGFFAIAIYRMAREFYELGLPLIPRLMTEYAHQLTGIDIHPGAQIGESFFIDHGTGVVIGETAEIHNNVKLYQGVTLGALTVNKELKSIKRHPTIEDNVTIYANATILGGITVIGKDSIIGGNTWVTKTVPQNSIVLHNPKVEIRNKK
- a CDS encoding DUF202 domain-containing protein; amino-acid sequence: MKKLSLSLTDKLAIDRTKLANERTFLAYFRTFIVFLSSGLAIIKLDILTEIKWIGFMLSIIAPALFLIGLIRFLYVKRSIRRYYAA
- a CDS encoding heavy-metal-associated domain-containing protein, with the translated sequence MKTSIIVQNLKCGGCAKTITSKISELDNISNVHVDTETATVSFTAQGTEDALSVKEKLKSLGYPSIEDENGVLSKAKSFVSCATGKMK